From the Streptomyces sp. NBC_01216 genome, the window ACGGCATGGTCACGGTCATCCGGACCTTGGCGGACTTGGCGTCCGTCGTCTTCTGGTACGCGGCCTGGATGACCCGGGTGACGCTCTCCCCGCTCCGCGGCGCCTTCGCCGCCCCGTCCTCTTCCGTACCGCCCTGGCATCCGGTGACGCCGCCGACGACGGCCACGGCGGCCAGCGTGGCCCCGGCGCGCTTCCATCCGGACAGACTCATGATTCCCCACCCCTTGAACGACTTCTCCTGCGGTCGGTCGAACGGTAGCCCACCCGGCCACCGACGCCGGAGACGCGAAAGCGGCCTTCCGCACCTCTGAAGAGGTGCGGAAGGCCGCTCAGGTTGCGCTCAGCGAGCCGGTGGGGCTCAGACCGACGCCGGGTCCTCCTCGACGAGGAGGTTGCGGGTGCGGTTGGAGTCCAGCGGGATGCCGGGGCCCATCGTCGTCGTCAGGGTCGCCTTCTTGATGTAGCGGCCCTTGGCGGCGGACGGCTTCAGACGGAGGATCTCCTCCAGGGCCGCGGCGTAGTTCTCGACCAGCTTCGTCTCGTCGAAGGAGACCTTGCCGATGATGAAGTGCAGGTTCGAGTGCTTGTCGACGCGGAACTCGATCTTGCCGCCCTTGATGTCGTTGACAGCCTTGGTGACATCGGGGGTGACGGTGCCGGTCTTCGGGTTCGGCATGAGACCACGCGGGCCGAGGACGCGGCCGAGGCGGCCGACCTTGCCCATGAGGTCCGGGGTGGCCACCACGGCGTCGAACTCGTTCAGGCGGTTGCCCTTGGAGATCTCGTCGATGAGCTCGTCGGAGCCGACGATGTCGGCGCCCGCGGCGATCGCGGCCTCGGCACGGTCACCGGTCGCGAAGACCAGGACCCGGGCGGTCTTACCGGTGCCGTGCGGAAGGTTCACGGTGCCACGGACCATCTGGTCGGCCTTGCGCGGGTCGACACCCAGGCGGAAGGCGACCTCGACGGTTCCGTCGAACTTGGTGGCGGCGGTGTCCTTGGCGAGACGGACGGCCTCGAGGGGAGCGTAGTTCCGCTCGCGGTCGATCTTGGCGTCCGCGCCGCGGAGAGCCTTGCTGCGCTTCACTTCTTCTCCTGTTGTCTCAGGTGTGGAGTCGTGGTGCGGGCCGGCGCTGGCCCTGCCACAGAGTGACCTTTGGCGGCTGGTGCCGCGTGGTCACGAGGGGGTTGATCAGCCCTCGACCGTGATGCCCATGGAACGGGCGGTGCCGGCGATGATCTTCGATGCGGCGTCCAGGTCGTTGGCGTTCAGGTCGGGGAGCTTGACCGTGGCGATCTCGCGGACCTGGTCGCTCGTGAGCTTGGCGACCTTGGTCTTGTGCGGCTCGCCGGAGCCCTTGTCCACACCCGCGGCCTTGAGGATCAGCTTGGCGGCCGGCGGAGTCTTGGTGATGAAGGTGAAGGAGCGGTCGTCGTAGACCGTGATCTCCACCGGCACGACCATGCCACGCTGCGACTCGGTCGCGGCGTTGTATGCCTTGCAGAACTCCATGATGTTGACGCCGTGCTGACCGAGCGCGGGGCCGACCGGCGGGGCCGGGTTCGCCGCACCGGCGTTGATCTGGAGCTTGATAAGCCCCGTGACCTTCTTCTTCTTGGGAGGCATTGCTCTCTCCGGGTCCTAGTGAGAGTGTCCAGCCCACCATCCGGTCATCCGGATGGAGGCATACCGCACCACGATAACGGGTACATACGCGCGGCCAAAAACCGAGCAGGTCAGAGCGTCTCCCGGGGGCGGTGGAACCGCCCGCACGAGACACCGCGGACCGGTCGGAAACCCGGGCTGCCGGGGCCGCGGCCGGCGAGGTCCACGCGAAGGGCGGACACGGCCGGCAGGATGCCGGGGTCTTCCGGCGGTAGTGGCCCGATTCTCTCACGCGCCGCGCTCGCCCGGCTCGCGCATTTCCGGCCCGCGACCGTCCCGGGGAAGCCTGCCGCCCCATCCCGGCCACCACCCCGGGGCGGCTCCCGTACACGCAGGAGCCCCTGTCCGACGGGCCGTCGGACAGGGGCTCCTGCGTGAGCCGGGAAGACTAGTTCTTCTGGATCTGGTCGAAGCTGAGCTCGACCGGGGTCTCGCGGCCGAAGATCTCGACGAGGCCCTTGACCTTCTTCGAGTCGGCGTTGATCTCGTTGATCGTGGCCTGGAGGGTGGCGAAGGGGCCGTCCGTGACGGTGACCGAGTCGCCGACCTCGAAGTCCAGCACCTGGACCTCGACCTTGCGGGCCGGAGCCGGCTTGCCCTCGGCCTCGGCGGCCTCGCGGGCGGCCTTCTCCTCGGCCTCCGGGGCGAGCATCTTGACGATCTCGTCCAGGGTCAGCGGGTACGGGTCGTAGGCGTTGCCCACGAAGCCGGTGACGCCGGGGGTGTTGCGGACGACGCCCCAGGACTCGTTCGTCAGATCCATGCGGACGAGAACGTAGCCGGGCAGCTTGTTCTGCCGGACGTTCTTGCGCTCGCCGTTCTTGATCTGGACGATCTCTTCCTCGGGCACCTCGGCCTGGTAGATGAACTCCTCGACGTTCAGCGAGACGGCACGCTGCTCGAGGTTGGCCTTCACGCGCTTCTCGTAGCCCGCGTAGGTGTGGATCACGTACCACTCGCCGGGCAGCAGACGGAGCTCGTCGCGGAGGGCCTGGATCGGGTCGACCGGAGCAGCGGGCTCCGCGTCGGCCTCCTCGGCCTTCTCCTCGTCGCCCTCGTCGGACCCGGTCTCGTCCTCGACGGACTCGGCGGTGTCGAGGTCCTCGTCGGACTCCTCGGTGCCGTCCTCGTCCTCGATCCGCAGGGCAGCCGCCTCGGCCGCCTCGCCCGCAGCGGCGTCAGCAGCCTCAGCCTGGTCCTCGTCGGCCGCCTCGACGATGTCGAGCTCGTCCTCAACGGACTCGACAGAATCGACGGCGTCGTTCAGGTTCGGGTCAGACACGGTGGCTGCTTCTTCCTGGATACAGATGGGTGGAACAAGAAATCAGCCGAAGACGTACTTGACTGCTTCCTGGAAGCCATAGTCAATCACGGTCACCAGACCGATCATGATGACGACGAAGACAATCACTACCGTGGTGTACGTCGTCAGTTGGCTGCGAGTGGGCCAGACGACCTTGCGGAGCTCCGCGATGATCTGGCGGTAGAAGAGCGCGAGGCGGCCCAGGGGGCCCTTCTTGCCGCGCTTGCCGCCCTTGCCGCCCTTGCGGGACTTCTTCTTCGAGTCCGGTGCCTCGTCCTCGGCATCAGGCATGTCGATGGAGCCCACGGCGTCCGTCACGCTTCTCACCTGATCCCGGGTCATGGCAGTGCCGTGCCCGAATGGAGCCGCACGGCGGTGCATCGAAGTACGTACATGCGCACACATCCTGGCGGTGTGTGTAGCAGGGCCGGAGGGACTTGAACCCCCAACCGCCGGTTTTGGAGACCGGTGCTCTACCAATTGAGCTACGACCCTTTGTGGCTTCCCCAACCTACCGCATCACGGGACACGGTCGGTGCGGGCCAACGAGCAGTGAGTGTACGTGGTGAGGGGGCCCCGCGTCGAACACGAGGGGCCCCGACCTGCTCCAGGACGTGCGTACGACCGGGAATGACCGTTCCTGTCCGCTCCTCGTGACCTGTGTGCGGGCCCACGAGAGGGTCTGCGAGCATGGCCGCATGAGCGCTGCTACCTCTCCGACCGAGCGCCGGGTCTCCGCCCGCGTCGGTGCGATCTCCGAGTCCGCCACTCTCGCCGTCGACGCCAAGGCCAAGGCACTCAAGGCCGCCGGGCGTCCGGTGATCGGCTTCGGCGCGGGTGAGCCCGACTTCCCGACGCCGGACTACATCGTCGAAGCCGCCGTCGAGGCGTGCAAGAACCCGAAGTACCACCGCTACACGCCGGCCGGCGGTCTGCCCGAGCTGAAGGCCGCGATCGCCGCCAAGACCCTGCGCGACTCCGGCTACGAGGTCGACGCCTCCCAGGTCCTGGTGACCAACGGTGGCAAGCAGGCGATCTACGAGGCGTTCGCGGCGATCCTCGACCCGGGCGACGAGGTCATCGTCCCGGCGCCCTACTGGACCACCTACCCCGAGTCGATCCGCCTGGCCGGCGGCGTCCCGGTCGAGGTCGTCGCCGACGAGACCACCGGCTACCGCGTCTCCGTCGCGCAGCTCGAGGCCGCGCGCACGGAGAAGACCAAGGTCGTCCTCTTCGTCTCCCCGTCCAACCCGACCGGCGCCGTCTACAGCGAGGCCGAGACCGAGGAGATCGGCCGCTGGGCGGTCGAGCACGGTCTGTGGGTGCTGACGGACGAGATCTACGAGCACCTGGTCTACGGCGGCGCGAGCGCCGTGTCCCTGCCGTCGGTCATGCCGGAGCTCCGCGAGAAGTGCATCGTGGTCAACGGTGTCGCCAAGACGTACGCGATGACCGGCTGGCGGGTGGGATGGATCATCGGCCCGAAGGACGTGGTGAAGGCCGCGACCAACCTCCAGTCGCACGCCACCTCCAACGTCAGCAACGTGGCCCAGATCGCCGCGCTGGCCGCGGTGTCGGGCAACCTGGACGCCGTCGCGGAGATGGGCCGCGCCTTCGACCGGCGCCGCCAGACCATCGTGCGGATGCTCAACGAGATCGAGGGCGTGCTCTGCCCGACGCCGGAGGGCGCGTTCTACGTGTACCCGTCGGTGAAGGCCCTGCTCGGCAAGGAGATCCGCGGCAAGCGCCCGCGGACCTCGGTCGAGCTCGCCGCGCTGATCCTGGACGAGGCCGAGGTGGCGGTCGTCCCGGGCGAGGCATTCGGCACCCCGGGATACCTGCGCCTGTCCTACGCGCTGGGTGACGAGGACCTGATCGAGGGCGTGTCGCGGATGCAGAAGCTCCTCGCGGAGGCCCGCGACTGAGTCCTCCCGAACACGCCGCTAGAACGCAAGAACGGGCCCCGGTTCCGAGGAACCGGGGCCCGTTCTTGCGTTCTAGCGCGGTCCCGATCGTGGAAAGGGGCTGTCCTCAGCCATTCGGGTGCGGCAAGATCCTTCAATGGAGCACGTTTCCGAGCACGTTTCCCGCGACATCGGCCTGCTGCCCAAGGCCCATCTGCACCTGCACTTCACCGGTTCGATGCGGCCCTCGACGCTCATCGAGCTCGCCGACAAGTACGGCGTCCACCTGCCCGAGGCGTTGCGCAGCGGCACGCCGCCGAAGCTGCGCGCGACCGACGAGCGCGGCTGGTTCCGCTTCCAGCGGCTCTACGACCTGGCCCGGTCCTGTCTGCGGGAGCCCGAGGACATCCGGCGGCTGGTCCGCGAGGCGGCCCAGGAGGACGTCCGGGACGGCTCGGGGTGGCTGGAGATCCAGGTCGACCCGACCTCGTACGCCCCGCTGCTCGGCGGGCTGATCCCGGCCATGGAGATCATTCTGGACGCCGTGGACGAGGCGGCCCGGGAGACCGGACTCGGCATGCGGGTCCTGGTCGCGGCGAACCGGATGAAGCACCCCCTGGAGGCGCGGACCCTGGCCCGGCTCGCGGTGCGGTACGCGGACCGGGGCGTGGTCGGCTTCGGGCTCTCCAACGACGAGCGCCGGGGCATGGCCCGCGATTTCGACCGGGCCTTCGCCATCGCCCGGGAGGGCGGACTGCTCGCGGCGCCGCACGGCGGGGAGCTGACCGGCCCCTCCTCGGTACGGGACTGCCTGGACGACCTGCGGGCGTCACGGGTGGGGCACGGGGTCCGCGCCGCGGAGGATCCATGGATACTGCGCGCACTTGCCGAGAAGGGCGTGACCTGCGAGGTCTGCCCGGCCTCGAACGTGGCGCTCGGGGTGTACGAGAAGCCGGAGGACGTGCCGCTGCGGACGCTCTTCGAGGCGGGGGTGCCGATGGCGCTGGGCGCCGACGACCCGCTGCTCTTCGGCTCGCGGCTCGCGGCCCAGTACGAGATCGCCCGCCGGCATCACGCCTTCACGGACGTCGAGCTCGCCGAACTGGCCCGGCAGTCGGTCCGCGGTTCGGCGGCCCCGGAAGACGTGCGGAAGAAGCTGCTCTCCGGCATCGACGACTGGTTGGCGGCCCCCGCCGCCTGAGAGCCTGTCGGGTGGCCTTCGGTCGACAGGCGGGCACGGTCCGGTGTGTGCGATTCCAAGGCGCCGGGATGCCGCCGTGGCGGAGCTACCGGGGCATCCCGGCAACGCCGGCAGCGCGCGTGCCAGGGCGTGACCACCCGGCCAGAGACCACCCGACAGGCTCCGAGAGCCCGGTGGGACCGTCCCGGGGGCGTCCCGGCCGCCGGAGCGGACTCGGGTGCGGACGGCCCCGGGACTCAGAGGCTGACGCCGACCGTCACGGGTTCGTTCTCCAGGGTGACCCCGAAGGCGTCCCGCACCCCGGCGACGACCTCGCGCGCGAGGCCGAGGAGGTCCTCGGTGGTGGCCTCGCCCCGGTTGGTGAGGGCGAGGGTGTGCTTGGTGGAGATGCGGGCCGGTCCGGAGCCGTAGCCCTTGGTGAAGCCGGCCCTGTCGATCAGCCAGGCCGCCGAGGTCTTCGTGAAGCCGTCCCCGACCGGGAACGCGGGCGCCGCCGCGTCGGGGCCGAGACGCTCGGCGACGCGGGCGCGGAAGACCGCGTACTCCTCGTTCGTGAGGACGGGGTTGGTGAAGAAGGACCCGGCCGACCAGGTGTCGTGGTCCTCCGGGTCGAGCACCATGCCCTTGCCCGCGCGAAGCTTGAGGACGGTCTCGCGGACGGTGGCCAGCGGAGCCCGCTCGCCGACCTCCACTCCCAGTGCCCGTGCCGTCTCCGCGTACGCGATCGGCATGCTCAGACCGCCGGCGTCCGCCAGCTCGAACCGGACCCGCAGCACCACGTAGTCGTCCGGCAGCCTCTTGAACAGGCTGTTCCGGTACGAGAAGGCGCACTGCTCGTTCGTCAGCGTCACCACCCGGTGCTCACGCGTGTCGTAGGCGACCACCTCGGTGATCGTGGCAGCGACGTCCTGACCGTAGGCACCGACGTTCTGGATGGGCGTCGCTCCCGCGGAGCCGGGGATGCCGGCCAGGCACTCGACGCCCGCGAGGCCCGCCTCGACGGTGCGCGCCACGGCGTCGGTCCAGACCTCGCCGGCCGCGAGTTCGAGCGTGGTGCCGTCGAGCGCGCAACCCTTGGTGGCGATGCGCAGGGCGGTGCCGTCGAAGCCCTTGTCGCCGATGACCAGGTTGGAGCCGCCGCCGATGATCAGCAGCGGGGTGCCCGTGACGTCCGCCTCGCGGACCGCGGCGACCACCTCGTCGTCGGTGGTGGCCGTGACGAGACGGTCGGCGGGGCCGCCGAGCCGGAAGGTGGTCAGGGGGGCGAGGGGGGCGTCGTGGAGTTCCTGCACGGGCCCAAGACTACGGGGACGGCCCCGCCGGTGGGGGCGGGGTCGTCCCCGGCCGGGCGGGACGGGGTGCGCGCGGGGGCCGTCGCGCGGCGGGGAGCCCTGGGGGTTGGGCTCCGGCCGGGCGGCCACGCCGCGGCACGCGTGCTTCCGGACGCGGGCCACCCCGTGGGCTCACGCGGCGACGAGCCGCTGCCGCTCGCTCTCCCCGGGGTCGCCGTCCGGTCGCCCCGCCGTCCGGCGTCCGGGGATGAAGAGCGTCGCGACCGCCCCCAGGGCGATCATTCCGGCGCCGACCCACAGGGCCGGCCGCAGGCCGTCCACGAACTGCTGGGCCGAGCCGTAGCCGCCCTGGGCGGCGAAGATGGAGGACATCAGGGCGACGCCGAGCGCGCCGCCCACCTCGCGCAGGGCGTTGTTGGCGCCGGAGGCGATGCCCTGCTCCGACGGGAGGACGCTGGACATGACCAGGTTGGCGGCGGGCGCGAAGTAGAGCGCCATGCCCACACCGCTCGTGATCAGGGCGGGCAGTTGGACGGCGTAGGCGGCGTCGGTCGTCACCACGGTCGCGAACCAGGCCAGGCCGAGCGCCTGGAAGGCGAGTCCGGTGGTGGCGACGGGACGGCCGCCGACCTTGTCGGAGAGATAGCCGGCGATCGGGGCGACGATCATCGGCATGCCCGTCCAGGGCAGCATGCGCAGTCCGGCCTCGGTCGGCGAGTAGCCGAGGACCCCCTGCATGTACTGGCTGAGCAGGAAGATCGATCCGAACATGCCCAGGAACATCAGCAGGCTCGCCGCGTTGATCCCGCTGAAGGCGCGGCTGCGGAAGAGCCGCATCGGGAGCATCGGCGCCCGCGCGCGGACGCCGTGGCGGACGAAGCCGGCGAGGAGCGCGACGCCCGCGATCAGCCCGGTGAGCACCGTGGCGCTGGTCCAGCCGTCGATGGGGCCGCGGATGAGTCCGTAGACGAGGCCGAAGATGCCTCCGCTGGCGAGCAGGGTGCCGGGGGCATCGAGCCGGGCGCCGGTACCGAAGGACTCGGCGAGGCGCAGCCGGGCGAGCGGGAGCAGGGCGAGGCCGAGCGGCACGTTCACCCAGAAGATCCACTGCCAGGAGATGTGTTCGGTGAGGCTGCCGCCGATGAGGGGGCCGGAGGCCACGGCGAGGCCGTTGACGGCACCCCAGACGCCGAACGCCATACCGCGCCGGGCGGCGGGGACGGCGGCGGTGAGCAGGGTGAGGGTGAGGGGCATCATGATCGCTGCGCCGACGCCCTGGACGGCGCGGGCGGCGATCAGGGCGTCTATGCCGGGGGCGAGGGCCGCCGCGGCGGAGGCGCCGGTGAAGACGGAGAGCCCGACGAGGAACAGCCGGCGGCGTCCGAAGCGGTCGCCGAGGGCGGCGCCGAACATCAGCAGGACGGCGAAGGTGAGGGTGTAGGCGCTCACCGTCCACTCGAGGTCGTCGAGGGCGCCGCCGAGGTCCTCGCGGATGGAGGGCAGGGCGGTGGTGACGACGAGGTTGTCGAGGGCCGCCATGAATCCGGCGGCGCCGGTGATCACCAGGGCCCAGGCGACGGAGCCGCGGCGGGCTGCGGGCTGGTTCATTGCTGCTCACCCTTCAGGTTAGTTATTGATGACTAACTTTCATGGACAGAGAGGTGCCGGGATACCGGACGGCGGGGCAGGGGCGGTCACCCGACGGCCGCGGGGCGGGACCCCGGGGCAGGTTACCCCTCCGGCGGGCCGGGGCTGCGGGCTTCGGGGTAGAAGCCCTCCCAGACCCGGTGTCCGCGCGGGAAGCCCATGGCGACGAGGGTGTTGACGAGCATCCCGTGCGCCAGGAAGGCCGTCGTCTCGTCGACGTCCGCGCCGAGCGCCAGATGGACGGTCTCCCAGAGCTCCATCCAGCCGGCCCGCACGGTCTCGCCGAATTCGTGCTCACCGGCCTCCTCCGCGGCGGCGACGGTCACGTACACCTGCATCTGCATCAGGAGCCGGTCCGGCTGCTCGGTGATCAGCCGGGTGTAGGCACCGGCCATGGCGTGCAGGGCCTCCTCGCCCGACAGCCCCTCGGACGCCTCCTCGAAGGCCCGCCGGGTGTCCTCCATGCAACGCTCGAACGCCGCCAGGAAGATGGCCTTCTTCCCGGCGAAGAGCCGGAAGAGGTACGGCTGCGAGACACCGACGCGCCGGGCGATCGCCTCCGTGGACGTGCCGTAGTACCCGCCGCGGGCGAACTCGCTCGTCGCCGCCCGGATCACGCTCTCGCGCCGTTCCTCCGCACTCATCCTGACCATGCACACGAAGTTAGTGCTCAATCACTAACTTCGTCAACCCGGGAAAGGCGGCCGTCTTGACGCGGCCGCCCCCCTCCACCGGAGCCCCGAGCGCGTCCGGAGCCCGCCGGGTGACCTCCGGCCGGGCGGAGGTCACCCGGCGGGCTCTCAGGCCAGCCTCACCACGGCCCGGGACATGCCCAGCACCTTCTGGCCCGCCGAGACGGCGGTCAGGTCCACCCGGACCCGGCCGTCGTCCAACTTCGCCGCGACCTTGGCACCGACCTCGATCAGGGCGCCCGTGTCGTCGTTCGGCACCACCACCGGCTTCGTGAAGCGCACGCCGTACTCCACGACGGCCGCCGGGTCGCCGGCCCAGTCGGTCACGACGCGGATCGCCTCGGCCATGGTGAACATTCCGTGGGCGATGACGTCGGGCAGGCCGACCCCCACCGCGAACTCCTCGTTCCAGTGGATCGGGTTGAAGTCCCCGGAGGCTCCGGCGTACCGAACGAGCGTGGCCCGCGTCACCGGGAAGGACTGGGCCGGCAGCTCCGTGCCGACCTCGACCTCGTCGTAAGCGATCTTCGCAGCCACGGTCAGACCTCCTCGGGGGCGCGCGAGACGAGCTTGGTCCAGGCGGTCACGACGTGCTCGCCGGACGCGTCGTACACCTCGCCGCGGATGTCCAGGATGTCGTTGCCCGCGAGGGACTTGATCGCCTCGATGGTCGAGGTGACCGACAGTCGGTCCCCCGCCCGCACCGGGCGGGAGTACGCGAACCTCTGGTCGCCGTGGACCACGCGGCTGTAGTCCAGACCCAGCTGCGGGTCCTCGACGACCTGGCCCGCGGCGGCGAAGGTGATCGCGAACACGAAGGTCGGCGGAGCGATCACATCGGGGTGACCGAAAGCCTTCGCCGCCTCCTGGTCGGTGTACGCGGGATTCGCGTCACCCACCGCCTCGGCGAACTCGCGGATCTTCTCGCGGCCGACCTCGTACGGCGCGGTGGGCGGATAGGTCCGGCCCACGAAGGACTGGTCGAGCGCCATGGACTCGATACCTCCTGGATTTGTTGCCGACAAACGACACGAGGCCGCCCCCTGGCGGGGACGGCCTCGTGTACGAGCCTGATTAGCGCGTCTCGCGGTGCGCCGTGTGAGAGTTGCAGCGAGGGCAGTGCTTCTTCATCTCAAGACGGTCCGGGTTGTTACGCCGGTTCTTCTTGGTGATGTAGTTCCGCTCCTTGCACTCCACGCAGGCCAGCGTGATCTTCGGGCGGACGTCGGTGGCAGCCACGTGAGTGCTCCTTGGACGGACGGATGGACGGATGAACGCATAAAAGAGTAGCCGATCGAAGGACCGACCCCACAATCGGCTACCGTGTGTAGCGGTGACCGGACTTGAACCGGTGACACAGCGATTATGAGCCGCTTGCTCTACCGACTGAGCTACACCGCTTTGATGTTCCGGAGCCCGCCCGAAGGCGGGTCCTTCACACCAGAGCCCCAATACGGAATCGAACCGTAGACCTTCTCCTTACCATGGAGACGCTCTACCGACTGAGCTATTGGGGCGAGCGATGAAGACATTACACGGTCCTCCGCCGATCGCCCAAATCCGTTTCGCGGCCCCCGCTCACCCCTCCGTCGCGGCCGTCCCGCGGGCCACACGCGACCCCATCAGTACGACTATTGCCTTCCTCCTCGAAGGGCGGCCGGACCGCCTCTAGGCTCGGCACACGCTGCGTGATCTTGATGGTGAGGAGCCTTGAGGAGCCCGATGTCAGCCGACAGCAAGCAGCCCCAGCCGCCCGACGACTGGGCCGCCGCCACCGCGGACTCCCCCGCCTCCCTGCTGCTCTCCAACGCCCGGCTCACGGACGGCCGGAGCGTCGACGTACGGCTCGGCGGCGGGCGGATCGTGGCCGTCGGCACGGCGGGCAGCCTCCCCGCCGCCGGCGCCCGCGTGGACCTCGCCGGCTATCTGCTGCTGCCCGCCCCCGCCGAGCCGCACGCGCACGCCGACACCGCGCTCGGCGCCGACTTCCCCGGGCCTCTCCGCCCCACCCCCGACGAGGTGCAACGACGGGCCACCGAAGCGGCGCTGCTCCAGCTCGGGCACGGCGCGACCGCGCTGCGCGCGCACGTCCGGATCGGCGACGTACAGGGGCTCGGGGCGCTCGGAGCGGTGCTCCAGGCCCGGCGCTCGCTGCGCGGCCTGGTGGATGTGACGACGGTCGCGGTGCCCCGGCTGCTGACCGGCGTGGCCGGAGCCGACGGGCTCGCCATGCTGCGGGACGCCGTGAAGATGGGCGCCGCCGTGGTGGGCGGCTGCCCGGACCTCGACCCCGACCCGGCCGGATACGTCGAGGCGGTCCTGGACCTGGCGGCGGAACACGGCTGCCCGGTCGACCTGCACACGGACGGCGGCGACCCGAGGCGCCTGGCCCGGCTGGCGTCGATGGCGGGCGGGCTGCGGCCGGGGGTCGCGATCGGGCCGTGCGCGGGCCTCGCGCGGCTGCCCGCCGACCAGGCCGGGCGGGCGGCGGAACGACTGGCTGCGGGCGGGGTGACGGTGGTCTGCCTGCCGCAGGGCGGCTGCGGCGGCGCCGGAACGCGCGGCGCGGCCCCGGTCGGACTGCTGCGGGCGGCCGGCGTCCGGCTCGCGGCGGGCAGCGGGGCACTGCGGGACGTCGCCAACCCGGTGGGGCGCGGGGACCCCCTGGAGGCCGCGTATCTCCTCACGTCCCTGGGCGGGCTGCCGGCGCCGGAGGCGTACGCGGCGGTGAGCGAGGCGCCGCGGGCGGCGATGGGGCTGCCGGAGGTGCGGGTGGAGGCCGGCTTCCCCGCCGAGCTGCTCGCGGTGCGCGGCGAGCGCCTGACCGGCGTGCTGTCCCTGGCGTACAGCCGCATCGTGGTGCACCGCGGCCGGGTCGTCGCCCGGACGAGTGCGGTGCGGGAGTACTGCGATTCGGCGGCGGCGCTCGACCTGCCGCGCCAGGGGCGCCCCGAGCGGCCGGAACCGGGAAGCCCTCCGGCCGGACCCGTCGTACGGTCGTGAGTATGCGCATCGTCATCGCTG encodes:
- a CDS encoding amidohydrolase family protein; translated protein: MSADSKQPQPPDDWAAATADSPASLLLSNARLTDGRSVDVRLGGGRIVAVGTAGSLPAAGARVDLAGYLLLPAPAEPHAHADTALGADFPGPLRPTPDEVQRRATEAALLQLGHGATALRAHVRIGDVQGLGALGAVLQARRSLRGLVDVTTVAVPRLLTGVAGADGLAMLRDAVKMGAAVVGGCPDLDPDPAGYVEAVLDLAAEHGCPVDLHTDGGDPRRLARLASMAGGLRPGVAIGPCAGLARLPADQAGRAAERLAAGGVTVVCLPQGGCGGAGTRGAAPVGLLRAAGVRLAAGSGALRDVANPVGRGDPLEAAYLLTSLGGLPAPEAYAAVSEAPRAAMGLPEVRVEAGFPAELLAVRGERLTGVLSLAYSRIVVHRGRVVARTSAVREYCDSAAALDLPRQGRPERPEPGSPPAGPVVRS
- a CDS encoding MaoC family dehydratase N-terminal domain-containing protein, which produces MALDQSFVGRTYPPTAPYEVGREKIREFAEAVGDANPAYTDQEAAKAFGHPDVIAPPTFVFAITFAAAGQVVEDPQLGLDYSRVVHGDQRFAYSRPVRAGDRLSVTSTIEAIKSLAGNDILDIRGEVYDASGEHVVTAWTKLVSRAPEEV
- the rpmG gene encoding 50S ribosomal protein L33 — encoded protein: MAATDVRPKITLACVECKERNYITKKNRRNNPDRLEMKKHCPRCNSHTAHRETR